Sequence from the Candidatus Sulfotelmatobacter sp. genome:
AAGCTGCTGGCGGCGCGCGTGGCCCGTCCCGACGAACCGGAGGGCGCGCCGACGAACGACGAGGGCACCGTCCACCGCGGCGTCGTGCTGCTGCGCGTCGTGCCGCCGAACCGCGCGCCGATGACGGGCGCCGCCTGGCGCCGCTCGGCGGTACGCCGGTGAGCGCGGTCGCCACCAGCGCGCGCGAAGTCGCGCTGCAGGTCGTGCGCGACGTCTTCGGCCAGCAGCCGCGCGGCGCACGCGAAGCGCTCGACTATCGCTTGCGGCGCAGCGAGCTGGCGCCGCGCGATCGCGCGTTCGCCACCGAGCTGGCCTACGGCACGATCAAGATGCGGCGCTGGCTCGACTTCGAGCTGCAGCCGTTCATCGGCGAGCGCATGACCACGATGCCGCCGACCATCGTCGAGATCTTGCGGTTGGGCGCGTACCAGCTGCGCGCGATGCACGGCGTCGAGGCGTATGCCGCCGTCTCCGAGAGCGTCGGATTGGCGCGCAAGTACGGCCACAAGGGCACCGCGGGCTTGGTCAACGCGGTGCTGCGGCGCGTCTCGACCGAGCCGCCGCGCGAGAGCGATCTGGCGACGCGCGCGTCGCTGCCCACCTGGGTGGTCGAGCATTGGCGCGAGCGGTTCGGCGCCGACCGGCTCAACGCGATCGTCGCCGGCGTCAACGCGCCCGCGCCGGTCGGACTGTGCGTCGACCTGCGGCACGTGAGCGCCGACCAGGCGCGCGCGGCCCTGCTCGAAGCGGGGATGGTCGCGCAGCCCAGCGCGTTCGCCTCCGACGAGCTGGTGCTCGACGCGTCCTCGCCCAGCGGCGAGCTCGAGTCGCTCGCGCAGCATCGCTGGCACCTGCACGCGGAAGCGGCGGCGATGCCGGTCGATCTGCTCGACCCGCGGCCCGGCATGCGCGTCGTCGAGCTGTGCTGCGGCCGCGGCAACAAGACGCTGCAGATCGCCTCGCGCATGCGCGATGACGGAACCCTGCTGGCCGTCGACGACGACGCGCGCAAAGTCGAGCGCACCGCCAAGCGGCTCGAGGCCGCCGGCGCGGCGTCGGTCGCGCTCGTCACCGCCGACGCGAGCACCATGCGCGCCGGCGCGGACGCCGACGCCGTGCTGCTCGACGCGCCGTGCTCGGGGCTGGGCATCCTCGGCCGTCAAGCCGAAGCGCGCTGGCGCAAACGGCCCGACGATCCGGAGCGCATGGCGGCCGTGCAGCGGCCGCTGCTGGCCGCCGCGGCCGGCTGCGTGCGCCCGGGGGGCGCGCTCGTCTACGCGGTCTGCTCGACCGACCGGCGCGAGGCGGAAGACGTCGTCGACGCGTTCCTCGCCGAGCGGCCGGACTTCGCCCGCGACGCCTTGCCGGCGCGCTACGCGCCGCTGGCGACGCCCGCCGGCGACGTGCTGGTGCCGCCCGGCATCGACGGCAGGGACGGCTTCTACGTGGCGCGCATGCTGCGCCGGGGATGAACGTCTTCGCGCGGATCGAGAACGTCTGCGCGCGCGTCGTCGAAGACGCCTTCGCGCGCGTGTTTCCGAGCGCGCTCGATCCGGCGCAGATCGGCCGCCGCCTCGTCGCCACCGCGCAGAGCGTGCACGGCGACCTCTACCTCGTGCGCGTGCACCCGACCGACTACGCGCGGCTGGCCGCCGACCGCGACTTCCTCGAAGGCCGTTGGGGCGCGATGCTGCGCGAGGTGCTGCCCGATCAGACGCCGCGCGTCGTGCTCGACGAGGACGCCGCCGTCGTCGCCGGCTCGCTCGCGATCGAGCCCGTTTCCGACGAACGGGGCCCGGTGCTGGCGCTCCTGCGCGGCGACGGCAGCCGGGTGACGCTGGGCGACGGGATGACGCTCGGCCGCGGTGAGGACTGCGGCCTGGTGCTGCGCGACCCGCGCGTGTCGCGACGGCATGCCAAAATCGTGGCCGACGGCGCGGGTTGGGCGATCGAGGACTTGCGCTCGTCGAACGGGACCTGGATCGAAGGGACGCGGGTCGCGCGCGCGCGGCTCGTCGACGGGCAAACGGTGACCCTGGGCGACACGCTGCTGCGCGTGGTAGACGTGTCGTAATGGATCCGCGGCTGGCCACGCTGGGACTCTCGGGCGCGTACGTCGCTTTCGTCGCCCTGGTGCGCGACCGTCGCGGGCCGGCGCCGGCGCCGGCGCTCGAGGCCGCGATCCCGACCGGGATCGAGCTGACCGTCGCGCACGCCGGGACGATCAAGACGTACCGCTTCGGCCGGCGCATCCTGGTCGGGCGGTCTCCCAGCGCCGACCTGTGCCTCGCCGATCCGCGCGTGAGCCGATTGCACGCCCGGATCGAGATGCGCGATGATGGCGTTTACGGGGAAGATTTAGGGAGCCGCAACGGAACGTTCGTCAACGGCGTGGCGATGACCGAGCCTCGCCGGCTGGAGGTCGACGACGAGCTGACCGTCGGTCCGGCAGCCTTGGTCTTCCGAGGAGTGGGAGCATGGAGATAGCGGTCGGGTCTCGACCGGGCGCCCCGCAGCGAGGCGAAGACGAAGCCTACGTGGCGGAGATCGTCGCCCCGGGGATCGTGCTGCTGGCCGTCGCCCACGGCTTCGGACGCATCCGCGAGAAGCCGGTCCCGACCGTCGCCGCCCACGCCGTCCGCGACAGCGTGCGCCGCCGCGTGCGCAGCGAGCGCCGCGATCCGCGCGCCGCGCTGGCCGCCGCGTTCGCCGCCGCCAACGCGCGCGTCTACGCGCACTCGGGCAGCACCGAGGACGTCGTCGCCTCGGGAACCTCGCTGACCGCCGCGCTGATCCTGGGCGACCACGCCTTCGTCGGCCACGTCGGTGCGACGCGCGCCTACTTCGGCCGCGCCGGCAGCCTGACCGCGCTGACCACCGACGACGCGCTGGGCGAAGGTCCGTGGCGCGTCCTCACCCGCACCTTGGGCACGCAGCCGACCCTCGAACCCTCGCTCGCGCACTTGCGGCTGGCGCCCGGTGACGCACTGGTCCTCTCCAGCGGCGCGTTGCACGGACTGCTCGGCGAGCACGAGATCGCCGATGCGCTCTCGGCGTGCAGCTCTTCCGAAGACGCCACCGCGCGGCTGTTGGCGATCGCCGGGATTCGCGGCGACGGCGCCGGCACGGTCATCGTCGGCCGCGCGTTCGACGAGGTCGCGCCCGAACCGCGCACGCGCGCGCCCGAGCGGCGCGAAGCGACGATCGCGCTTTCCGCGCTGTTGGCCGCCACCGTGATCGCACTGGTGGTTCTGCACCTGTTGTTCAGCGCCACGTGAGGCCGGCGCTCGTACGCCTGCGGGCGTGCGCGCCGATGCTCGTCGCGCTGCTGCTGGCCGCCGCGACCCTGCGGCTGGCGCCGCCCAGCGCGCTGCTGCCGGTGTGGCTGCCGTTCGCGCTGGGCGCGCTGGCGCTGGCGTGGCCGGCACTGCGTCCCGCAAGCGTCGTGCGCGACGACACGCTGCCCGCGCTGGCGATCGTGCTCTCGGCGATCGGCCTGGCGACGGTGGCGCGCGTGGCGCCCGACCTCGCCCAGCGACAAATCGTGTGGCTGGCGTTCTCGCTCTTGCTGGCGGTCGCGCTCGGTCCGGCCTTCGAACGCTTTCGCGTGCTCTCGGCCTACAAGTACATCTGGATCTTGGGCGCGATCGTGCTGTTCTTCGCGTTGGCGCTGTTCGGTCAAGAGGTCAACGGTGCGCGGCTGTGGATCAGGCTCGGGCCGGTGCAGTTCGAGCCGGTCGAGGTCATCAAGCTGCTGGTCGTGCTGTTCATGGCCTCGTATCTGGCCGAGACCGCCGACGTCATCGCGCACACGCGGCCGTGGTCGCTGCGCGCCAACGCGAAGTATCTCGGCCCGCTGTTCGTCGGCTGGGGCGTCTCGATGGCGATCCTGGTCTTCGAGCGCGACCTCGGCATGGCCACGCTGTTGCTGGCCACCTTCGTCGCGATGCTCTACGTCGCGACGCGGCGCATCGACTTGGTCGTCGGCGCGACCGGCATCTTCGCCTTCGCGGCGTGGCTGGCCGCGACGCACTACCGCTACGTCGAGACGCGCATCGCGGTGTGGCGCGATCCGTTCCACGATCCGCTGGGCGCCGGCTATCAGGCGGTGCAGTCGCTGTTCTCGCTGGCGGCGGGCGGCCTGTTCGGCACCGGCTACGGCCTAGGCCATCCCGACTACATCCCCAGCGTCTCGACCGACTACATCTACGCCGCGTTCGGCGAGGAGTGGGGAGCGATCGGCTCGATCGCGCTGCTGTGCGTGTTCCTCGCGGTCGTGCTGCGTGCGCTGCGGATCGCGACGCGCCAGCCCGACCTGTACGCGAAGCTGCTCGCGACCGGTCTGGCGGCCGTGTTCGGCTTTCAGATCCTGATCATCGTCGGCGGCGTGCTGCGGCTGTTCCCGCTGACCGGCATCACGCTGCCGTTCATCTCGTACGGCGGCAGCTCGCTGGTGACGAACTACCTGTTGGTCGCGCTCGTCTGGGCGATCTCGAGCGAACGCGCCGCGCCGGCGCGGTGAGCCGGACCGCGACCGTCTTCTGGTCGCTGCTGCTGGGCGGCTCCGTCGTCGCGATCGGAGCCGGGTTCGTGAGCGGCCAGCACGTCGGCGAGCACGCGCTGCCGCCGCCGCCCCGGCACGGGAACGAACCGCTGCCGGCGCCGATCGAGCCGCGCACGACGGTGCGCCTGCTCCACGGCGCGGGTTCGTTCGATCCCGGCGACGCCGATCCGGACCCGTACGGGGACGCCGACGCGGCCGTCGCCGCCCGGCCCGAGGGCTGGCGCGCCCCGGCGGACGGAGGCGTCCCGCGGGTCGCGGTGGTGGTGGTCGGCGGCGAGCGCGACGCGTCGGCGCTCGACGCCCTGCTGGCCGAGCCGGTGCCGTTGACGGTGGTCGTTTCGCCCAGCGACGCGCACGACGCGCTGCGGGCGGTGCGCGAGGCCGGGAAGACGGCGCTGGTTGCCTGCCAGAGCGTCGACCTGGCGACGCTGGTCAGCCTGCGGCGGGCCGGCGCGGCCGGCATCGCCTGCTCGACCGGCGATGCGTCCCGCGCTCGCGCCCTCGTGGTCGCGGACCGTGGGGGCATGGTGTTCGACGATCGCGACCACGACGACGCGCTCTATCGCGCCGCCCGCGCCGCGCACGTGCCGGCCGTCAGCCGGGACGTGGTCGTCGACGCTCGCGAGGAACGCGCCTACGTCGACTTTCTCTTCGACCAGGCGTTGGCGATCGCGCGCCGGACCGGGGCCGCGACCGCCGTCGTCCACGCCCGCCCGAGCTCGATTCCGGCACTGCAGCGCTTCGAGCGGCACGCCCAGCGCGCCGGCGTCGATCTGGTCGACCTGCGCTCGCTCGCCCCGTGAGCGGGCGCGCGGCGGTGCGCCGCCGAACCCGGGGCTGGGGGCGCTCAATCCGAGACGCCGCCACGCCGATATTCTTATGACCGGATGGACATCACCGAGGAGCTCTTGCGGTTGCCCTTCCCGGACCGACGCCGCGGTCCGCGCCGGCGCACGCAACTCGAGGTCGGCGTCGATCGTCGCAGCGGCGACCGCCGCCGCCGCAAGCCCGGACTCGACGCGCTGATCGGCGCCGTCCTGGGCGAGCCGTTCGCTTGGGAGCGCGAGCAGTACGCCGTGTCCGAGGAACCGTCGGCCGACGGTGAGAGCGAACCGGCCCGTCGCCACGGGCCACGGCGCACCGGCGAGAGCGTCGAGGTCGCCGAGGAACGTCGCGCCGGCGATCGTCGCCGCACGCCGGGCATCGTCGCGCTGTTGCGCGCCATTTTCGGACGCCGCGGCTAGCCGCCGGGCACGTTTCGCCGCGCGGTGTGACGCGCGACCCCTGACCACACCTGCGCCGAGCCGGTAAGCTTCCGGTAAGCGGACGATGGTTCCATCGTTCGCGTCCGGGCATTCGCGCCGGAGGAGGGTGGAACAATGGGTGGTGGAGTACGAACACGCGCCGTCTCGGCGTGTCTTTCGATCGTACTGACGGCGACGCTGGTGTTCGCGATGCGATCGCCGGCGCGCGCCGGCGTGCCGGGCGGCCCGTACCAGTCGAGCTGTCAGTTCATACAGATGGTGGGCACGACGCTGGTCGCCGGCTGCACCGGGTTCTTCGGCAACACGATCACGACCACACTGCCCGACGCGGCGCAGTGCAAGGGCGCGATCACCAACGTCGACGGGACGCTGCGCTGCGTGATGTCCTCGATGCGCTCCGAGAGCGGGCGCGACACCTTCAACATCATCAGCGAGCCGACCACCACCACCAGCAGCGGCGGCTCGACGACGGTCTGGCGCATCGATCATCCCGACGTCATCGCCTTGGCGTCCAGCTACCCGCAGATTACGTTCAAGCCGGGCGATCAGATCACGTTCGCGGCCGGCGGCTGCGTGCAGACCGGCGGGATGGGCGCGACCTGGAAGTCGTACGTCTATCCGACCGGCGACAACGCGGCGCAGTACTACAGCGGCTTGATGTGGATTCCGGGCGTGACCGGGGGCGGCTTGCAACGCGATGCCGGGCTGGTCAACAAGAAGCTCACCGTCGGTGCGCACCTCGCGCCGGCCGTCGTCAGCCAGCTGTTCCTGCACCTGGGCTATCAAGACGACGGCCCCGGCGACAACGGCTACTACAGCCACGACAACGGCAACAACAACCAGTGCCTCAACGTCGGTCCGGCGTGGGTGCAGCTCTCGGTTTTCAGGCCCAACGCGCCGCCCAAGCCGGTCGGCGTGAGCTGGGCGCCGTGGAAGAAGCCGTTCGATCTGACCTGGAACGTCAACGTCGCCGGCGACGACAACGGCTTCCCCCTCAACCCGACGTGGGGGTATCAAGTCGACCATCCGAAGGACAAGCCCGACTTCGGCGGCATCTGCGGGTCGTCGTTCTCCGGCAGCGACGAGCCGTTCCACGGCAACGACACCGTCCACGACGGGACGCTGGCCGCGAACTGCACCACGCAGCTGCCGACGACCGACTTCTATACCGGCGTGTTCAGCGTGTTCACGCTGTGCAACCAGTCCGGCGCGGAGTTCGACGGACACCTCAACTGGGCGTTCGCGACCTACACCGGGAACCTGCAGTGGCGCAACTACTCGGGCGGCTGGCCGCAGGACGGCGACTACAATTTGGGGATCCTCGATCCCGCCGACGCCGCGCAAACGAAGGACTCCGACGGCAACTATCCGGGCTTGGGGATGGAGTTCGACGCCAAGGAGACGATCGACAACTTCGGCTCGCCGTGGTGGAAGAGCTTCGGCAACGACTCCGACGCGCAGAAGAGCGCGACCGTCGACGGCCAGCCGGCGACCATCGTCGGCCTGGTCGGAATCGACGGCGTGCACGGCGGCTACACCGAGGTGCACCCGGTGCTCGCGATGGCCGTGCTGACGGGCGAGAAGATGAGCGGCGACGGCGTCGACGAGACCTGGGCGTTCTTCATCCGCAACCAGGGTGACGAAGGCGAGTGCAGCGAGAACGAGCACCTCTGGAACGGGTTGGCCGGTGCCTACGCGCTGCAAGTCCAGTGGCCGAAGGACGCGACCAAGGTCAGCCTGGCCGGTTCGTCGAGCGACGTCTGGACGTCGTGGAAGGCGGGCGTCAGCGGCCCGACGCTCGAGCAGCAGTCGCCGTGGACGTACGTCGAGTTCAGTCTGCCCAGTCCGACCAGCTCGAGCGACGGCATCGACGGGACGTTCACGCTGCACTACACGCTCAAGGATCCGGCCAAGCACACCTCCCGGCGCATGACGCTGGCCGCCGCGCCGGCGCGCGCCGAAGAGGCCGACGTCGACTGGGATGAGATCGCCGCCAAGATCAGCGATCCGACCACGCGCGGCGCGTTCACCACCCAGCTGCGCGCCGCGCCGGCCCTCGCGCTGGCGCCGCACACGATCCAGCTCAAGTTCCCGGGCACGATCGCGGCGCACCACGCGCGCAGCGACCCGTCGCGCAAGGGGCAGCTCACCCGCGACAGCCGCGTGCCGAGCCCGCTCTACAAGGCGCAAACGACCGCCCTCAACGCGCTCTACACGCGCTACGCGCCGGACTTCCCGGCGGTCAAGTCGCCGTGAGGTCGTGAGCGAAGAGGCCTTCGAGGATCGCCGCCATCGCCGGGTCGAGCGCGCGCAGCCGCGCGCGCGTCGCCCGCGGCCACGGTGAGCGCGCGTCGTTGGCCTCGACCCACGCCCGCATCGCTTCGGCGAAATACTCGTCCAAGCCCGAGGCCGCGTAGGGCGT
This genomic interval carries:
- a CDS encoding protein phosphatase 2C domain-containing protein, translating into MEIAVGSRPGAPQRGEDEAYVAEIVAPGIVLLAVAHGFGRIREKPVPTVAAHAVRDSVRRRVRSERRDPRAALAAAFAAANARVYAHSGSTEDVVASGTSLTAALILGDHAFVGHVGATRAYFGRAGSLTALTTDDALGEGPWRVLTRTLGTQPTLEPSLAHLRLAPGDALVLSSGALHGLLGEHEIADALSACSSSEDATARLLAIAGIRGDGAGTVIVGRAFDEVAPEPRTRAPERREATIALSALLAATVIALVVLHLLFSAT
- a CDS encoding FhaA domain-containing protein, which codes for MNVFARIENVCARVVEDAFARVFPSALDPAQIGRRLVATAQSVHGDLYLVRVHPTDYARLAADRDFLEGRWGAMLREVLPDQTPRVVLDEDAAVVAGSLAIEPVSDERGPVLALLRGDGSRVTLGDGMTLGRGEDCGLVLRDPRVSRRHAKIVADGAGWAIEDLRSSNGTWIEGTRVARARLVDGQTVTLGDTLLRVVDVS
- a CDS encoding transcription antitermination factor NusB; this encodes MSAVATSAREVALQVVRDVFGQQPRGAREALDYRLRRSELAPRDRAFATELAYGTIKMRRWLDFELQPFIGERMTTMPPTIVEILRLGAYQLRAMHGVEAYAAVSESVGLARKYGHKGTAGLVNAVLRRVSTEPPRESDLATRASLPTWVVEHWRERFGADRLNAIVAGVNAPAPVGLCVDLRHVSADQARAALLEAGMVAQPSAFASDELVLDASSPSGELESLAQHRWHLHAEAAAMPVDLLDPRPGMRVVELCCGRGNKTLQIASRMRDDGTLLAVDDDARKVERTAKRLEAAGAASVALVTADASTMRAGADADAVLLDAPCSGLGILGRQAEARWRKRPDDPERMAAVQRPLLAAAAGCVRPGGALVYAVCSTDRREAEDVVDAFLAERPDFARDALPARYAPLATPAGDVLVPPGIDGRDGFYVARMLRRG
- a CDS encoding FtsW/RodA/SpoVE family cell cycle protein; its protein translation is MRPALVRLRACAPMLVALLLAAATLRLAPPSALLPVWLPFALGALALAWPALRPASVVRDDTLPALAIVLSAIGLATVARVAPDLAQRQIVWLAFSLLLAVALGPAFERFRVLSAYKYIWILGAIVLFFALALFGQEVNGARLWIRLGPVQFEPVEVIKLLVVLFMASYLAETADVIAHTRPWSLRANAKYLGPLFVGWGVSMAILVFERDLGMATLLLATFVAMLYVATRRIDLVVGATGIFAFAAWLAATHYRYVETRIAVWRDPFHDPLGAGYQAVQSLFSLAAGGLFGTGYGLGHPDYIPSVSTDYIYAAFGEEWGAIGSIALLCVFLAVVLRALRIATRQPDLYAKLLATGLAAVFGFQILIIVGGVLRLFPLTGITLPFISYGGSSLVTNYLLVALVWAISSERAAPAR
- a CDS encoding divergent polysaccharide deacetylase family protein yields the protein MSRTATVFWSLLLGGSVVAIGAGFVSGQHVGEHALPPPPRHGNEPLPAPIEPRTTVRLLHGAGSFDPGDADPDPYGDADAAVAARPEGWRAPADGGVPRVAVVVVGGERDASALDALLAEPVPLTVVVSPSDAHDALRAVREAGKTALVACQSVDLATLVSLRRAGAAGIACSTGDASRARALVVADRGGMVFDDRDHDDALYRAARAAHVPAVSRDVVVDAREERAYVDFLFDQALAIARRTGAATAVVHARPSSIPALQRFERHAQRAGVDLVDLRSLAP
- a CDS encoding FHA domain-containing protein — its product is MDPRLATLGLSGAYVAFVALVRDRRGPAPAPALEAAIPTGIELTVAHAGTIKTYRFGRRILVGRSPSADLCLADPRVSRLHARIEMRDDGVYGEDLGSRNGTFVNGVAMTEPRRLEVDDELTVGPAALVFRGVGAWR